The proteins below are encoded in one region of Arthrobacter sp. CJ23:
- a CDS encoding ABC transporter substrate-binding protein, with the protein MSRPSVIRTSALLLAAAVGMSGCTTASLDAGKEAAATSGHQNTTTVAAAAFNHAAADLLPADIKAKGTLVVGTDPTFPPYEFYADDNKTVVGWDADFAKALGETLGLEVKMVPATFDTILPGVSSHKYDVGISGFNVTAERQKNADFAAYQSSGSGLAVKAGNPKKLTLDPLKLCGTKVGGEKGTTQGIETLPAFSQQCVDAGKAPIDIQLFPSQNEANLALISGRVDSVLSGLIGMGYASKLSGGAFELAGDEDYDPTPVGIAMPKGSPLTASIVAAVKTLVASETYKQINTKYGIPQTVTISADAVDAGGTK; encoded by the coding sequence ATGTCCCGTCCTAGCGTCATCAGAACCAGCGCGCTGCTCCTGGCGGCAGCCGTCGGAATGTCCGGCTGCACCACCGCCTCCCTGGATGCAGGCAAGGAAGCCGCCGCCACTTCAGGCCACCAAAACACCACCACCGTGGCGGCCGCCGCATTCAACCACGCAGCGGCCGATCTGCTGCCCGCGGACATCAAAGCCAAGGGAACCCTGGTGGTCGGCACGGACCCCACGTTCCCGCCCTACGAGTTCTACGCCGACGACAACAAAACGGTGGTCGGCTGGGATGCTGACTTCGCCAAGGCACTCGGCGAGACGCTCGGCCTGGAGGTCAAGATGGTGCCCGCCACCTTCGACACCATCCTGCCGGGCGTCAGCTCGCACAAGTACGACGTCGGCATCTCCGGGTTCAACGTCACGGCCGAACGCCAGAAAAACGCCGACTTCGCCGCCTACCAAAGCAGCGGTTCCGGCCTGGCGGTCAAGGCCGGCAACCCCAAGAAGCTCACCCTGGATCCACTGAAGCTGTGTGGCACCAAGGTGGGCGGCGAGAAGGGGACCACCCAGGGAATCGAGACGCTTCCGGCGTTCTCCCAGCAGTGCGTCGACGCCGGCAAAGCACCCATCGACATCCAGCTCTTCCCGTCCCAGAATGAGGCGAACCTTGCCCTCATCTCGGGCCGCGTGGACAGTGTCCTGTCCGGCCTCATCGGCATGGGGTACGCCAGCAAGCTCTCCGGGGGAGCCTTCGAGCTCGCGGGTGATGAGGACTACGACCCCACGCCCGTCGGCATCGCGATGCCCAAGGGTTCGCCGCTCACAGCGTCCATCGTGGCTGCAGTGAAAACACTCGTCGCGAGCGAGACGTACAAGCAGATCAACACCAAGTACGGGATTCCGCAGACCGTGACCATCAGCGCAGACGCCGTCGACGCCGGTGGCACGAAATGA
- a CDS encoding succinylglutamate desuccinylase/aspartoacylase family protein translates to MTLHVPRIAGIDFAAAGKQLGYLEIEYSDNENDAAVIPSPIAVISGGDGPTVLLLAGTHGDEYEGQILLQELIRSVRADDVAGRLIILPALNISAVREGRRVASVDGVNLNRAMPGQADGGPARQIASIVAEDLIPMADYVMDIHSGGIASEYVPSAFVYLGPTPGLWAEKVSAVSAFNAPYSVAVKPMLKAGSISGAADLAGVPMISTELGGRGTVSLPILNRARTGLRSLLGHWGVLKDEPAIPEEPIQWVELTARSAVHSTMAGLLEPVAELGQKVSAGDVVARVHSVEELDRPAKDFHAPIDGVVAIVRHPAIVNVGTTLVNIAVDHGTTPPEGHHVPS, encoded by the coding sequence ATGACTTTGCACGTCCCCCGTATCGCCGGCATCGACTTCGCCGCCGCAGGCAAGCAGTTGGGTTACCTGGAGATCGAATACTCGGACAACGAGAATGATGCAGCTGTGATCCCTTCACCCATTGCAGTGATCAGCGGCGGTGACGGGCCCACCGTGCTCCTGCTGGCCGGAACACACGGCGATGAATACGAAGGACAGATCCTGCTCCAGGAGCTGATCCGTTCCGTCCGGGCCGACGATGTTGCCGGGCGGTTGATCATCCTGCCGGCGCTCAACATCTCCGCCGTCAGGGAAGGCCGGCGAGTAGCCAGCGTGGATGGCGTGAACCTCAACCGTGCGATGCCCGGCCAAGCCGATGGCGGCCCGGCCCGTCAGATCGCGTCCATTGTGGCTGAAGACCTCATCCCCATGGCTGACTACGTCATGGACATCCACTCAGGCGGCATCGCCTCCGAGTACGTCCCGTCGGCCTTCGTCTACCTCGGCCCGACCCCTGGACTCTGGGCAGAGAAGGTCTCCGCGGTCTCGGCTTTCAACGCCCCCTACTCCGTGGCGGTCAAGCCCATGCTCAAGGCAGGTTCCATCAGCGGTGCCGCCGATCTCGCCGGTGTGCCCATGATTTCCACGGAGCTTGGCGGACGAGGAACCGTGTCCCTGCCCATCCTGAACCGGGCGAGGACAGGACTTCGCTCGCTGCTGGGCCACTGGGGCGTGCTCAAGGACGAGCCGGCCATTCCCGAAGAGCCCATTCAGTGGGTGGAACTCACCGCCCGCTCGGCCGTCCACTCCACCATGGCCGGGCTCCTGGAACCCGTGGCGGAACTCGGCCAGAAGGTCAGTGCAGGCGACGTCGTGGCCCGAGTCCATTCAGTAGAGGAACTCGACAGGCCTGCCAAAGATTTCCACGCACCGATCGACGGGGTGGTCGCCATCGTGCGGCACCCCGCAATCGTCAATGTCGGCACCACCCTGGTCAACATCGCCGTTGACCACGGAACAACCCCACCGGAAGGTCATCATGTCCCGTCCTAG
- a CDS encoding GntR family transcriptional regulator encodes MSFYTDEGMGEMPAQAAKKVRPLSEHVYDRISNDIVNGVIAPGAALVQEQIAEEYGVSRTPVRDALTRLVHDGLATLEPGSGYFATTLTRSEVEEVYEVRKALEVMAIKQAGAKYTNLEIARLELLIAEGAASTDAEELFSATRAFHLSLAAPSPNSFLLKTLQSVWDNPVQRLISRSYPLDQDKLDRVADAHRRIVAAARAGDLDVLIPLLDLCHEKDQ; translated from the coding sequence ATGAGTTTTTATACCGATGAGGGGATGGGCGAAATGCCTGCGCAAGCTGCCAAGAAGGTGCGGCCACTGAGCGAACACGTCTACGACAGGATCAGCAATGACATCGTCAATGGCGTGATTGCCCCCGGTGCCGCGCTCGTCCAAGAGCAAATCGCGGAGGAGTATGGAGTTTCCCGCACTCCCGTCCGGGATGCGCTGACGCGGCTGGTGCACGACGGACTGGCAACGCTCGAGCCCGGGTCCGGCTACTTCGCCACGACGCTGACACGCTCAGAGGTTGAGGAAGTCTACGAGGTCCGCAAGGCACTCGAGGTCATGGCCATCAAGCAGGCCGGCGCGAAATACACCAATCTTGAAATAGCGCGGCTGGAGCTGCTGATCGCCGAGGGCGCAGCCAGCACAGATGCCGAGGAGCTGTTCTCAGCCACGCGGGCCTTCCACTTGAGCCTGGCTGCACCCTCCCCCAACAGTTTTCTGCTGAAGACGCTGCAGTCCGTGTGGGACAACCCCGTCCAGCGGCTCATCAGCCGCTCCTATCCGCTGGATCAGGACAAGCTTGATCGCGTGGCGGATGCGCACCGCAGAATCGTCGCAGCGGCCCGGGCCGGCGACTTGGACGTTTTGATTCCCCTGCTGGACCTCTGCCACGAGAAAGACCAGTAG
- a CDS encoding VOC family protein: protein MTARTQYSNGEPCWADLQTRDVEAAKAFYGRVFGWSFEELPTPDGRSYAKAFVDGDLVSVIAPQNPQQEAAGTNAQWNIYFAADDAQAIAEDTVHAGGTVQFGPEAVGDTGIMAFLEVPGGGTTGIWQAGTHFGSRRFNEPGALAWAELFTPEPRAAVGFFQTLFGHEVTEYPQDDGGSYSTLMVDGEEVAGVVPSEEGDEEGWQIYFGVADIAGAAAAAVQAGGEVLVEPDATPGHGSLATIMDPQGGILSLIQV, encoded by the coding sequence GTGACCGCCCGGACCCAGTACTCCAACGGCGAACCCTGCTGGGCGGACCTGCAGACCAGGGACGTGGAGGCGGCCAAGGCCTTCTACGGCCGTGTGTTCGGCTGGAGCTTCGAGGAGCTGCCCACCCCGGACGGCCGCAGTTACGCCAAGGCCTTTGTGGACGGGGACCTCGTCAGCGTGATCGCGCCGCAGAACCCGCAGCAGGAGGCCGCCGGCACCAACGCGCAGTGGAACATCTACTTCGCGGCCGATGACGCGCAGGCCATTGCAGAGGACACGGTCCATGCCGGCGGAACGGTCCAGTTCGGGCCCGAGGCCGTGGGGGACACCGGCATCATGGCGTTCCTGGAGGTGCCAGGCGGCGGAACCACGGGCATCTGGCAGGCCGGCACGCACTTCGGGAGCCGCCGCTTCAACGAGCCCGGCGCCCTCGCCTGGGCCGAGCTCTTCACGCCCGAGCCCCGTGCCGCCGTCGGCTTCTTCCAGACGCTCTTTGGCCATGAGGTGACCGAATACCCGCAGGACGACGGCGGCAGCTACAGCACGCTGATGGTCGACGGCGAGGAGGTGGCCGGCGTGGTCCCTTCCGAGGAAGGCGACGAGGAGGGCTGGCAGATCTACTTCGGTGTGGCCGACATCGCCGGGGCCGCGGCGGCGGCCGTCCAGGCGGGCGGGGAGGTCCTCGTGGAACCGGATGCGACCCCCGGCCACGGCTCCCTGGCCACCATCATGGATCCACAGGGCGGCATCCTCAGCCTCATCCAGGTCTAG
- a CDS encoding VOC family protein produces the protein MPEVESYKQGTPCWVDLSSTDIEVSKNFYSGLFGWELDSMDAGQGMTYYMAKLQGRYVAGLMQQLPDAPAGMPSYWANYIAVDSVDEAAERAAAAGGTIVFPPDTVPNGGGRLFFAADPTGAQIGFWEAGTHHGSGLVNVPGTMAWNEVQTSDVPTAVAFYEAVTGCSSSTAPAGDVEEYTSLLVDGEPVAGVMKLPGEGLPPFWMTYFNVADVDAAVAQAVGLGSHVIAPAFDVPGIGRFAVLMDPAGAAFSIMKGVAT, from the coding sequence ATGCCGGAGGTCGAGAGCTACAAGCAGGGGACGCCATGTTGGGTGGACCTTTCGTCCACCGACATTGAAGTCTCCAAGAACTTCTACAGTGGCCTCTTCGGCTGGGAACTTGATTCCATGGACGCCGGCCAGGGCATGACCTACTACATGGCGAAGCTGCAGGGCCGCTATGTGGCCGGCCTGATGCAGCAGCTGCCTGATGCGCCCGCAGGGATGCCGTCCTATTGGGCCAACTACATCGCGGTGGATTCCGTTGACGAGGCCGCCGAGCGGGCAGCGGCAGCCGGGGGAACCATCGTCTTCCCGCCGGACACTGTCCCCAACGGGGGCGGGCGCCTGTTCTTCGCCGCCGATCCCACCGGCGCCCAGATCGGTTTCTGGGAGGCCGGCACCCACCATGGGTCCGGCTTGGTGAACGTGCCCGGCACCATGGCCTGGAATGAGGTGCAAACCAGCGATGTCCCCACGGCCGTGGCCTTCTACGAAGCCGTGACGGGCTGCTCCAGCAGCACCGCCCCGGCCGGAGACGTGGAGGAGTACACAAGTCTCCTGGTGGACGGGGAGCCTGTGGCGGGTGTGATGAAACTGCCCGGCGAGGGCTTGCCGCCGTTCTGGATGACCTACTTCAACGTCGCCGACGTCGACGCCGCGGTGGCGCAGGCTGTCGGGCTGGGAAGCCACGTGATTGCGCCAGCATTCGATGTGCCCGGCATCGGCCGCTTTGCTGTGCTCATGGATCCTGCCGGGGCTGCCTTCAGCATCATGAAGGGCGTGGCCACGTGA
- a CDS encoding TIGR03086 family metal-binding protein has protein sequence MIFDKTVLLPLGLDEAFELVTQPARLRRWQAVAARVDLRVGGEFRWTVTPGHHATGTFTEIEPGKRVVFTWGWEQPGAPADNVSTVSITLEPAEAGTSVRLVHEGLATPEAVAAHAEGWNHYLDRLLAEAATGDAGADEWAAAPQDLNELTAADATLAVVQRVLAAVTAEDAQKQTPCADFDVAQLVDHLAGSVAGIAKALGAEVTDDAGKSPEVRIADLAQPALEAFYRRGLDGTVDMGFAELPATMVASILNLEFLVHAWDFAKAMGLELHVADELTDYVEVLAQNTISEQVRAGGSFAPATPVDESASSLERLVAFTGRAIHA, from the coding sequence ATGATCTTCGACAAGACAGTCCTCCTGCCGCTCGGCCTCGACGAGGCCTTTGAACTCGTCACCCAGCCTGCCCGCCTGCGCCGTTGGCAGGCCGTTGCGGCGCGCGTGGACCTGAGGGTCGGCGGGGAATTCCGCTGGACCGTGACGCCCGGCCACCACGCGACGGGCACGTTCACCGAGATTGAGCCCGGGAAGCGCGTCGTGTTTACGTGGGGCTGGGAGCAGCCGGGCGCACCGGCGGACAACGTTTCCACGGTGTCCATCACCCTTGAGCCCGCCGAAGCCGGCACGTCCGTGCGGCTGGTGCACGAGGGACTCGCGACTCCGGAGGCCGTCGCTGCCCACGCCGAGGGCTGGAACCACTACCTTGACCGCCTGCTCGCCGAGGCAGCTACGGGCGACGCCGGTGCCGATGAATGGGCGGCCGCTCCGCAGGACCTCAACGAACTGACCGCCGCGGACGCCACGCTTGCCGTGGTCCAGCGCGTGCTCGCGGCCGTCACTGCGGAGGACGCCCAGAAGCAGACGCCCTGCGCGGACTTCGATGTGGCGCAGCTGGTGGACCACCTGGCCGGTTCCGTTGCAGGCATTGCCAAGGCCCTGGGCGCCGAGGTCACCGACGACGCCGGCAAGTCGCCCGAGGTGCGTATCGCCGACCTTGCGCAGCCGGCGCTGGAGGCCTTCTACCGCCGTGGCCTGGACGGCACCGTGGACATGGGCTTCGCCGAACTGCCTGCCACCATGGTCGCCTCCATCCTGAACCTTGAGTTCCTGGTCCACGCTTGGGACTTCGCCAAGGCCATGGGCCTGGAACTGCACGTGGCCGATGAGCTCACGGACTACGTGGAAGTGCTGGCGCAGAACACCATCAGCGAGCAGGTCCGTGCAGGCGGCAGCTTCGCCCCCGCAACCCCGGTGGACGAGTCGGCGTCGAGCCTTGAGCGCTTGGTCGCTTTCACGGGACGCGCCATCCACGCCTAG
- a CDS encoding helix-turn-helix transcriptional regulator — protein sequence MANVLIMLDPLEVAAEPNRRRLLQLLAVGERTVTDLAAEFTVSRSAISQHLLLLEQAGLVSARKVGRNRFYAVNPDGMSELRRLFEQFWTSELDQLVADAHNFRGN from the coding sequence ATGGCTAACGTATTAATCATGCTCGACCCCCTGGAAGTTGCCGCGGAACCCAACCGTCGGCGTCTGCTGCAGCTGCTGGCGGTTGGGGAGCGCACGGTCACAGACCTTGCAGCGGAGTTCACGGTCAGCCGCTCAGCCATTTCCCAGCACTTGCTCCTGCTGGAACAGGCCGGGCTCGTTTCAGCCCGAAAGGTAGGGCGGAACAGGTTCTACGCCGTGAATCCGGACGGCATGAGCGAGTTGCGCCGGCTCTTCGAGCAGTTCTGGACCAGTGAACTCGACCAGCTCGTGGCAGACGCCCACAACTTCCGCGGCAACTAA
- a CDS encoding carbohydrate ABC transporter permease, protein MTQTVLRQGTLQDGALPKPGRARRKWGRNPNAERSANEAQGVSRWVMLGILAFLAMYSAGPLWWLFVASTKSKEQLYTTNGLWFGQFSLGDNLVALFTYQEGIFSRWLWNTVVYSTLGSVGVTLVALAAGYAIAKYQYRGRGFTMGLIIASFLIPGTLMIVPSFVLFTQMGIYDTIWAMILPGMFGSFSVYLAKVYAEGAVPSELMEAARIDGAGEYRIFFSLGLRLMTTAGATIFLLHFVASWNTFMWPLVFLKGADKWPVMLGLYSWLERGTDSQYDLTGLVITGSLISTIPMVVLMIAMQRYWRSGVTMGSLK, encoded by the coding sequence ATGACCCAGACAGTTCTGCGGCAAGGTACTTTGCAGGACGGGGCTCTGCCCAAACCCGGGCGTGCGCGCCGCAAATGGGGCCGAAACCCTAACGCGGAGCGCTCCGCGAACGAGGCCCAGGGCGTCTCCCGTTGGGTGATGCTTGGTATCCTCGCCTTCCTCGCCATGTATTCCGCGGGTCCCCTGTGGTGGCTCTTCGTGGCCTCGACGAAGTCGAAGGAGCAGCTCTATACAACGAACGGCCTCTGGTTCGGCCAGTTCAGCCTGGGGGATAACCTCGTGGCGCTCTTCACGTATCAGGAGGGCATCTTCTCCCGCTGGTTGTGGAACACGGTGGTCTACTCGACCCTGGGCTCGGTGGGGGTGACGCTGGTTGCCCTCGCGGCTGGCTACGCAATTGCCAAGTACCAGTACCGGGGCCGGGGCTTCACGATGGGTCTCATCATTGCGTCGTTCCTTATTCCGGGCACCCTGATGATCGTTCCGTCATTCGTGCTGTTCACCCAGATGGGCATCTACGACACGATTTGGGCGATGATCCTGCCCGGCATGTTCGGATCGTTCTCCGTCTACCTGGCGAAGGTGTACGCGGAGGGTGCCGTGCCGAGCGAGCTCATGGAGGCTGCGAGGATCGACGGCGCCGGCGAGTACCGGATCTTCTTCTCGCTGGGGCTCAGGCTGATGACGACGGCGGGCGCCACGATCTTCCTCCTGCACTTCGTCGCATCGTGGAACACCTTCATGTGGCCGCTCGTGTTCCTCAAGGGCGCCGATAAGTGGCCGGTCATGCTGGGCCTCTACTCGTGGCTCGAGCGCGGAACGGATAGCCAATATGACCTGACAGGCCTGGTGATCACCGGTTCGCTCATCTCGACCATCCCGATGGTGGTGCTCATGATTGCGATGCAGCGCTACTGGCGTTCCGGTGTCACTATGGGCAGCCTCAAGTAG
- a CDS encoding carbohydrate ABC transporter permease, translated as MTATTNTAAGLGRRSPRGSTAPRGKRPTQGIKADGPGDPSLRPRAGWRVKQDLKGASLSLPFLLGFGVFTLIPIAMALKESVFATKTSGLGFGKATSTFVGFENFAEALTDTSFWAGMLRVFLYAIIVVPLGQLVSLAMALVLDGVRRRVAARFRIVLLLPYMVPGLVATMIWIYLYSPVVGPLGDFFQLFGLDVNFFSGDTIWSSIGNLAIWGGIGFNMLIMYGSLQSIPHEIFEAARIDGASELRIALDIKVPFLRGSLVLTSLLAIIGTLQIFGEPLLFRAVTPETITKDFTPAMMIYNQAFQVGNVNYATALSIVLGVVVGIVSAIIYRFTNRIES; from the coding sequence ATGACAGCAACCACCAATACGGCCGCCGGACTGGGCCGCCGTTCCCCGCGGGGCAGCACGGCCCCGCGGGGGAAACGCCCCACGCAAGGGATCAAAGCGGATGGGCCGGGAGATCCGTCGCTTCGACCACGGGCCGGATGGCGCGTCAAGCAGGACCTGAAAGGCGCGTCCCTGAGCCTGCCTTTCCTCCTCGGTTTCGGGGTATTTACGCTGATCCCGATCGCGATGGCCCTCAAGGAAAGCGTCTTTGCAACCAAGACGTCGGGTCTCGGCTTTGGCAAGGCCACCTCAACGTTCGTGGGCTTCGAGAACTTCGCCGAGGCCCTCACGGATACGTCTTTCTGGGCCGGGATGCTGCGTGTGTTCCTTTACGCGATCATCGTCGTGCCGCTTGGCCAGCTGGTCAGCCTCGCCATGGCCCTGGTGCTCGACGGCGTGCGGCGGCGGGTTGCAGCACGCTTTCGGATCGTCCTCCTGCTCCCCTACATGGTGCCCGGCCTTGTTGCCACCATGATCTGGATCTATCTGTACAGTCCCGTAGTGGGGCCGCTGGGGGATTTCTTCCAGCTCTTCGGGCTCGACGTGAACTTCTTCTCGGGCGACACAATTTGGTCGTCGATCGGCAACCTGGCTATCTGGGGCGGCATCGGGTTCAACATGCTCATCATGTACGGCTCCCTCCAGTCGATCCCCCACGAGATTTTTGAGGCCGCCAGAATCGACGGTGCCTCGGAACTGCGGATTGCTTTGGACATCAAGGTGCCGTTCCTGCGCGGTTCCTTGGTCCTGACAAGCCTGTTGGCGATCATCGGAACGCTCCAGATCTTCGGCGAGCCGCTGCTGTTCCGCGCCGTGACACCGGAAACCATCACCAAGGACTTCACCCCCGCCATGATGATCTACAACCAGGCCTTCCAGGTGGGCAACGTCAACTACGCCACAGCCCTCTCGATTGTTCTCGGCGTGGTCGTGGGCATAGTTTCCGCCATCATCTACCGCTTCACGAACAGGATTGAGTCATGA